In Aureibaculum algae, the following are encoded in one genomic region:
- a CDS encoding polyprenyl synthetase family protein — protein sequence MKIIEQIKLPIKEEMEFFEDKFKASMISNVPLLNKITHFIIRRKGKQMRPMFVFLVAKMVSGGKVNDRTYRGASCIELIHTATLVHDDVVDDSNRRRGFFSINALWKNKIAVLVGDFLLSKGVLLSIDHSDFDILKLISVAVREMSEGELLQIEKARKLDITEDIYFEIIRQKTATLIAACCGIGASSVNATQEEVEKMRKFGEIIGIAFQIKDDLFDYSEAKIGKPTGIDIKEQKMTLPLIYTLNNCSEKNKKWIINSVKKHNKNKKRVKEVIDFVKDNGGIDYTIKKMNTYHQEALSILDSYPDSQYKKSLTEMVNYVIERKI from the coding sequence TTGAAAATCATAGAGCAAATAAAACTTCCTATTAAAGAGGAAATGGAATTTTTTGAAGATAAATTCAAGGCTTCAATGATTTCAAATGTGCCGTTGTTAAATAAAATAACGCATTTTATTATCCGTAGAAAAGGCAAACAAATGCGACCTATGTTCGTTTTTCTGGTTGCTAAAATGGTTTCTGGCGGTAAAGTTAATGACCGTACTTATAGAGGAGCATCTTGCATTGAATTGATACATACAGCCACCTTAGTACATGACGATGTTGTAGATGATAGTAACCGCAGACGTGGTTTCTTCTCGATAAATGCATTATGGAAAAATAAAATTGCTGTGTTAGTAGGCGATTTTTTATTATCAAAAGGGGTTTTATTATCTATTGACCATAGTGATTTTGATATTTTAAAACTAATCTCGGTTGCTGTACGAGAAATGAGTGAAGGCGAGTTATTACAGATTGAAAAGGCAAGAAAATTAGACATCACTGAAGATATCTATTTTGAAATAATTCGACAAAAAACAGCTACTTTAATTGCTGCTTGCTGTGGTATTGGTGCTTCATCTGTAAATGCCACTCAAGAAGAAGTTGAAAAAATGAGAAAATTTGGTGAGATCATTGGAATTGCTTTTCAAATTAAAGATGATCTTTTCGACTATTCAGAAGCTAAAATAGGCAAACCAACGGGTATTGATATTAAAGAGCAAAAAATGACGTTACCTCTAATTTATACGTTAAATAATTGTTCTGAAAAAAATAAAAAATGGATAATCAACTCCGTTAAAAAACATAATAAAAATAAGAAACGTGTAAAGGAAGTTATTGACTTTGTAAAAGATAATGGTGGTATTGATTATACGATTAAAAAAATGAACACTTACCATCAAGAAGCACTATCAATTTTAGATTCCTATCCCGATTCACAGTATAAAAAATCATTGACAGAAATGGTGAATTATGTTATAGAACGTAAAATTTAG
- a CDS encoding C1 family peptidase produces the protein MRKIVFLSFLFLSLLSCDDLELTIEDKIINNDVFVVDPVNQNFGAEGSFCYGFSEPSTGNKANIDIPLEFPTSVDLSSLLPPIGNQGKQGSCVAWATGYYLKGFQENLEDKNNNIQNPNNLLSPAFIYNQIKATDCASGSQIPSALELISNTGIVTLNEMPYNENECDKQPTEVQINLAEENKILTFSYLDGNTLFDQAKAFLNNSQPIVIAISIDRNHFGKIDTNGDSVYREFENTDGAHAMLVVGYDDEKSAFKTVNSWGENWGNSGFVWIDYKAFKDVLNTDSEFKILCEAWVSEDEILPAI, from the coding sequence ATGCGGAAAATTGTATTTCTTTCATTCCTGTTTTTATCGTTATTAAGTTGTGACGATCTTGAATTAACAATTGAAGATAAAATCATCAATAATGATGTATTTGTAGTTGACCCTGTTAATCAAAATTTCGGAGCTGAAGGTTCTTTTTGTTATGGCTTTTCTGAGCCCTCTACCGGAAATAAAGCCAATATTGATATTCCATTAGAATTTCCAACTTCAGTAGATCTTTCCTCTTTATTACCTCCAATTGGAAATCAAGGTAAACAAGGTTCTTGTGTAGCATGGGCAACAGGATATTACCTAAAAGGTTTTCAAGAAAATCTTGAAGACAAAAACAACAACATTCAAAACCCTAACAACTTATTAAGTCCTGCTTTTATTTACAATCAAATTAAGGCAACAGACTGTGCCAGTGGTTCGCAAATACCTAGTGCTTTAGAACTAATTTCTAATACTGGAATTGTAACACTAAATGAAATGCCTTATAACGAAAATGAATGCGACAAACAACCTACTGAAGTACAAATCAATCTAGCGGAAGAGAATAAAATTCTTACATTTTCTTATTTGGATGGCAATACACTTTTTGATCAGGCTAAGGCTTTCTTAAATAACAGTCAACCTATTGTTATTGCCATTTCCATTGACAGAAATCATTTTGGAAAAATAGATACCAATGGAGATTCCGTTTACCGAGAATTTGAGAATACTGATGGTGCACATGCAATGTTAGTCGTTGGCTATGATGACGAGAAAAGTGCATTTAAAACTGTAAACTCCTGGGGAGAAAATTGGGGAAACAGTGGTTTTGTATGGATCGATTATAAAGCCTTTAAAGATGTATTGAATACAGACTCAGAATTCAAAATATTATGTGAAGCGTGGGTTTCTGAAGATGAAATTCTACCTGCTATTTAA
- a CDS encoding sigma-70 family RNA polymerase sigma factor, with translation MKDTKIIWNSYSEDVKHFILSKTNDKNIADDLLQEVFIKAHTKISSIQDVHKIKSWLFTVANNTIMDYFRSSKRKYSITAGEKMEMDIVDSDDHTADFFEHTEHDCLYGIIKNLEKKYRDPLFMADIKGIKHQKIAEILDLPLPTVKSQIQRARKMIAQGFVDCCGYELNEKGKLVGELKSKEDCKICS, from the coding sequence ATGAAAGACACAAAAATTATATGGAATTCTTATTCTGAAGATGTAAAACACTTTATTTTGTCTAAAACAAATGACAAAAATATAGCAGATGATTTGCTTCAAGAGGTATTTATAAAAGCACATACTAAAATTTCGAGTATACAAGATGTACATAAAATAAAATCTTGGCTTTTTACAGTGGCTAATAATACCATAATGGATTATTTTAGGTCATCTAAAAGAAAATATAGTATTACAGCTGGTGAAAAAATGGAGATGGATATTGTAGATTCAGATGATCATACAGCAGATTTTTTTGAGCATACGGAACATGATTGTTTATACGGAATTATTAAAAACTTAGAAAAGAAATATAGAGACCCTTTATTTATGGCTGATATAAAGGGGATTAAGCATCAAAAAATAGCCGAAATTTTAGATTTACCCTTACCAACGGTTAAGTCACAAATTCAGCGGGCTAGAAAAATGATAGCTCAAGGGTTTGTAGATTGTTGTGGTTACGAATTAAATGAAAAAGGGAAATTGGTGGGTGAGCTTAAAAGTAAAGAAGACTGTAAAATTTGCAGTTAA
- a CDS encoding GH3 auxin-responsive promoter family protein — protein sequence MLPLFNTVVSWFLKKRKHQMELFLKYPIDVQHELMIRLVEMAKNTEFGKQYHFASIYNYETFRSKVPIQQYETFEPLIERARKGEQNLFWPTQIQWFAKSSGTTNAKSKFIPVSNEALENCHLKAGKDMLALYINNNEDAGLFNGRGLRLGGSSAIYEDNNTYFGDLSAIIIENMPFWADFSSSPKTEVALMSEWETKMEAIVNETINENITSLVGVPSWMLVLLNAVLKKTGKDNILEVWPNLEVYFHGGVNFNPYREQYKKLIPKKDFRYYETYNASEGFFALQDTNDSTDLLLMLDYGIFYEFIPMSEFNGENSVAMPLDEVKLDINYAIVITTNAGLWRYLIGDTVKFVSLDPFRIRITGRTKHFINVFGEELIIENAEEALRQVCEKTKTLITDYTVAPIFMDGKIQGSHEWMIEFRKAPKNLNYFTELLDNALKSINSDYEAKRYNDMTLTMPKVHQAETGLFYDWLKFKNKLGGQHKVPRLSNSRDFMDELLEMSSSEKVV from the coding sequence ATGTTGCCTTTATTTAACACTGTTGTTTCTTGGTTTTTAAAAAAGAGAAAGCATCAAATGGAGCTTTTTCTAAAATACCCTATTGATGTTCAACATGAGCTCATGATACGCTTGGTTGAAATGGCTAAAAATACGGAGTTTGGTAAACAGTATCATTTCGCTTCCATATACAATTATGAAACGTTTAGAAGTAAAGTCCCTATTCAGCAATATGAAACTTTTGAGCCTTTAATTGAACGAGCTAGAAAAGGGGAGCAAAATTTATTTTGGCCTACACAAATACAATGGTTTGCTAAATCTAGTGGTACCACAAATGCAAAAAGTAAGTTTATTCCGGTAAGTAATGAGGCTTTAGAAAATTGCCATTTAAAGGCAGGAAAGGACATGCTCGCTCTATATATCAACAATAATGAAGATGCTGGTTTGTTCAATGGACGTGGATTGCGTTTAGGAGGTAGTAGTGCTATTTATGAAGATAATAACACTTATTTTGGCGATTTGTCAGCTATAATTATTGAAAATATGCCCTTTTGGGCAGATTTTAGTTCTTCTCCAAAAACAGAGGTGGCCTTAATGAGCGAATGGGAGACGAAAATGGAGGCCATCGTTAATGAAACTATTAATGAAAATATTACCAGTTTAGTTGGAGTACCGTCATGGATGCTTGTTTTATTAAATGCTGTATTGAAGAAAACTGGCAAGGATAATATTTTAGAAGTTTGGCCCAACTTGGAAGTGTATTTTCATGGAGGCGTTAACTTCAATCCCTATAGAGAACAATACAAAAAATTAATTCCTAAAAAAGACTTTAGATATTACGAAACCTATAATGCCTCTGAAGGTTTTTTCGCGTTGCAGGATACTAATGATTCTACAGATTTATTGTTAATGTTAGATTATGGTATTTTCTACGAATTTATACCGATGTCGGAATTTAATGGAGAAAATTCTGTTGCTATGCCGTTAGATGAGGTGAAATTAGACATTAATTATGCAATCGTAATTACAACCAATGCTGGGTTGTGGAGGTATTTAATAGGAGATACTGTTAAATTTGTTTCTCTTGATCCGTTTCGGATTAGAATTACGGGTAGAACCAAACATTTTATTAATGTATTTGGTGAAGAATTAATTATCGAAAACGCTGAGGAGGCTTTAAGACAAGTTTGCGAAAAAACAAAAACGTTAATTACTGATTATACCGTGGCACCTATTTTTATGGACGGTAAAATACAAGGTTCTCATGAATGGATGATTGAATTTAGAAAAGCTCCAAAGAATTTAAATTATTTTACAGAGTTGTTAGATAATGCTTTAAAGTCTATTAATTCTGATTATGAAGCCAAACGTTATAATGATATGACCTTAACCATGCCTAAAGTCCATCAAGCCGAAACAGGTTTGTTCTACGACTGGTTAAAGTTCAAAAATAAACTAGGTGGGCAACATAAAGTACCAAGACTATCTAATAGTAGAGACTTTATGGATGAGTTATTAGAAATGTCTTCTTCAGAAAAAGTGGTTTAA
- the purE gene encoding 5-(carboxyamino)imidazole ribonucleotide mutase — MAKVGIIMGSNSDMPVMQEAITILNDFNIETEIDIVSAHRTPEKLYDYAKNAHLRGIQVIIAGAGGAAHLPGMVASMSPLPVIGVPVKSSNSIDGWDSILSILQMPGGVPVATVALNGAKNAGILAAQILGSSDKEVQQTIINYKEELKVKVNKSAESINSKK, encoded by the coding sequence ATGGCTAAAGTAGGTATAATTATGGGTAGCAATTCTGATATGCCTGTGATGCAAGAAGCAATTACAATACTAAACGATTTTAATATTGAAACTGAAATTGATATTGTTTCGGCTCATAGAACCCCTGAAAAATTATATGACTATGCTAAAAATGCTCACTTGCGTGGAATTCAAGTGATCATAGCTGGTGCTGGCGGTGCCGCACACTTGCCGGGCATGGTGGCCTCAATGAGTCCGCTACCTGTAATTGGCGTACCCGTAAAGTCTAGTAATTCAATTGATGGCTGGGATTCTATCTTATCTATACTTCAAATGCCAGGTGGTGTTCCAGTGGCTACTGTAGCTCTTAACGGAGCAAAAAATGCTGGCATATTAGCAGCACAAATATTGGGAAGTAGTGATAAAGAAGTACAGCAAACAATTATTAATTATAAGGAGGAATTGAAAGTAAAAGTAAATAAATCTGCGGAATCAATAAATTCCAAAAAATAA
- a CDS encoding four helix bundle protein: MTKKVYDLEERTYLFAKNCRLLLYKFPKTTANFEDSKQLIRSSGSIAANYIEANEKLGDKDFKFRLKISRKEAKESILWLRLLRDLNEPFNSQLSNLINEADELRKILSTIINKV, translated from the coding sequence ATGACAAAAAAAGTTTATGATTTAGAGGAAAGAACATATCTTTTTGCAAAGAATTGTAGACTTTTACTTTATAAGTTTCCTAAAACTACTGCAAATTTTGAAGACTCCAAACAATTAATTAGATCATCTGGATCAATAGCAGCAAATTATATTGAAGCTAATGAAAAATTAGGTGATAAAGACTTTAAATTTCGACTTAAAATATCAAGAAAGGAAGCCAAAGAATCAATTTTATGGTTAAGGCTTTTACGAGACCTTAACGAGCCTTTCAATAGTCAATTATCAAATTTAATTAATGAAGCAGACGAACTTAGAAAAATACTCTCAACTATTATCAATAAAGTATAA
- a CDS encoding M3 family metallopeptidase — protein sequence MKNPLLQSFNTPHTTAPFSQIKNEHFRPAFEEAIKKAKTEIDEITSNSEAPSFKNTIETLDFSGYTLDRLSSIFFNLNSAETNDEIQKIAQEVSPLLSEFSNDIRLNEKLFERVKSVYDDRKKLDLTVEQATLLDKKYKSFARNGANLNDTAKAKLREIDMKLSKLSLQFGENVLAETNAFEMHLTDENQLKGLPDGAKEAAKMAAKEKDLEGWLITLDYPSYVPFMTYADDRSLRKKLAIAFGARAFKNNEYDNQKVVLDIVNLRHKRANLLGYKTHAHFVLEERMAETPEKVLSFSNDLLEKAKPAAEKEFKQLSDFAKKDGIEQLQKWDGAYYSEKLKKQNFDLDQEALKPYFKLENVIDGAFTVAHKLFGLQFKEVDTIDKYHKDVKTYEVTTKNGDFIAVFYADFFPRKGKRNGAWMTSYKSQWKKDNENSRPHISIVCNFTKPTETKPSLLTFNEVTTLFHEFGHALHGMLADTVYPSLSGTSVYWDFVELPSQLLENWCYEKEALDLFAKHYETNEPIPMELVQKIKDSSNFLEGMQTMRQLSFGLLDMQWHGADPTNIKNVKEFENQAFADTQLYPDVAENCMSTAFSHIFQGGYSSGYYSYKWAEVLDADAFEYFKETGIFNKETAKKLLDNVLSQGGTDKPMDLYKRFRGSAPSNKALLKRAGLIGKD from the coding sequence ATGAAAAACCCATTATTACAATCATTCAATACCCCACATACAACCGCTCCATTTTCTCAAATAAAAAACGAGCATTTTAGACCCGCTTTTGAGGAGGCAATTAAAAAAGCAAAGACAGAGATTGATGAGATAACAAGCAATTCTGAAGCACCCTCTTTTAAAAACACCATAGAAACGTTAGATTTTTCTGGATATACGTTAGATAGGCTATCTTCTATTTTCTTTAATTTGAATTCTGCAGAGACCAATGACGAAATTCAAAAGATTGCTCAAGAAGTTTCTCCATTGTTGTCAGAATTTTCAAATGACATTCGCTTGAATGAAAAACTATTTGAACGTGTAAAATCGGTTTATGATGATAGAAAAAAATTAGACTTAACAGTTGAACAAGCGACCCTTTTAGATAAAAAATATAAAAGCTTTGCCAGAAATGGTGCCAACTTAAACGACACAGCTAAAGCCAAATTAAGAGAAATTGATATGAAATTATCAAAACTCTCATTACAATTCGGTGAAAATGTATTGGCAGAAACTAATGCATTTGAAATGCACTTAACGGATGAAAATCAATTAAAAGGATTACCTGATGGTGCAAAAGAAGCTGCAAAAATGGCCGCTAAAGAAAAAGATTTAGAAGGATGGCTAATTACCTTAGATTATCCTAGTTATGTGCCTTTTATGACTTATGCTGACGATCGGAGCTTACGTAAAAAATTAGCTATCGCTTTTGGAGCAAGAGCTTTTAAAAATAATGAATATGACAATCAAAAAGTTGTATTAGATATTGTAAATCTTCGCCACAAAAGAGCCAACTTATTAGGCTATAAAACACATGCTCATTTTGTGTTGGAAGAACGCATGGCAGAAACACCTGAAAAAGTATTATCATTTTCAAATGATTTATTAGAAAAGGCAAAACCGGCTGCTGAAAAAGAATTTAAACAATTATCAGATTTTGCTAAAAAAGACGGTATTGAGCAGTTACAAAAATGGGATGGGGCTTACTATTCTGAAAAACTAAAAAAACAAAACTTTGACTTAGATCAAGAAGCCTTAAAACCGTATTTTAAATTAGAAAATGTGATTGACGGTGCATTTACAGTTGCCCATAAATTATTTGGGTTACAGTTTAAAGAAGTTGATACTATAGACAAATACCATAAAGACGTAAAAACCTATGAAGTTACAACTAAAAATGGTGACTTTATAGCAGTTTTTTATGCCGATTTCTTCCCAAGAAAAGGGAAACGTAATGGAGCATGGATGACTTCTTACAAAAGTCAATGGAAAAAAGACAACGAAAATTCGAGACCACATATTTCTATAGTATGTAACTTTACAAAACCTACAGAAACAAAACCTTCGCTCTTAACGTTTAATGAAGTAACCACCTTGTTTCATGAATTTGGACATGCGTTACATGGAATGTTAGCAGATACCGTTTACCCTAGCCTATCGGGAACTAGTGTGTATTGGGATTTTGTAGAGCTTCCTAGTCAATTGTTAGAAAACTGGTGTTACGAAAAAGAGGCCTTAGATCTATTTGCAAAACATTATGAAACTAATGAACCTATTCCTATGGAATTAGTTCAGAAAATTAAGGATTCTTCTAACTTTTTAGAAGGTATGCAAACGATGCGTCAATTAAGTTTTGGTCTTCTAGATATGCAATGGCATGGAGCAGACCCGACAAATATTAAAAACGTGAAAGAATTTGAAAACCAAGCTTTTGCAGATACACAACTCTATCCTGATGTTGCCGAAAATTGTATGAGTACAGCTTTTTCTCATATATTTCAAGGTGGGTATTCTAGTGGGTATTACAGTTATAAATGGGCTGAAGTTTTAGATGCTGATGCTTTTGAATATTTTAAAGAAACGGGGATTTTCAATAAAGAAACTGCAAAAAAATTATTAGATAACGTATTATCACAAGGAGGTACAGATAAACCGATGGATTTATACAAACGCTTTAGAGGATCTGCTCCTAGTAATAAAGCACTGCTAAAAAGAGCGGGACTAATTGGTAAAGATTGA
- a CDS encoding DUF1800 domain-containing protein, producing the protein MKAKHIQHLFWRAGFGINPEALEIHSKKNRKKVVAELFENSVSSNPLLIDTSELVSTYLNMDKSDKLAKQKLAKENRKKQLEFNSAWLKRLMTSKQMLREKMTLFWANHFVCQDNNIVYIQKYNNTLRKHALGNLNDFVKAISKETAMIRYLNTKQNRKSKPNENFARELLELFTLGTGNYTETDIKEAARAFTGYNHNLKGAFNFNKKQHDFKSKTFLGETGNFDGDAVIDIVLKQKACATFICEKIYRNFVNEIPNSEHINQMAQVFYPRYDIENLMQFIFNSDWFYEEINIGCLIKSPVELMVGMHNVVPFEFQNPKNAYYIQKLLNQVLLRPPNVAGWKGGRSWIDSNTILIRLKLPSILLNNAIIALEEKGEFEDSYQKYYAKMNTRKKRIKTIVDWNMLDKHFETINISAMKDLLLVSPINKGTEDLLHHLTMDNKQEVCVQLMSLPEYQLC; encoded by the coding sequence ATGAAGGCAAAACACATACAACATTTATTTTGGCGTGCGGGATTTGGAATAAATCCTGAAGCTTTAGAGATACACTCCAAGAAGAACAGAAAAAAAGTTGTTGCAGAGCTTTTTGAGAATTCCGTCAGCTCCAATCCATTACTAATAGATACTTCTGAATTGGTAAGTACTTATTTAAATATGGACAAGTCTGATAAATTAGCCAAACAAAAACTTGCTAAAGAAAATAGAAAAAAACAATTAGAATTTAATTCCGCGTGGTTAAAGCGGTTAATGACTTCTAAACAAATGTTGCGTGAAAAAATGACCTTGTTTTGGGCTAATCACTTTGTTTGTCAAGACAATAATATCGTTTACATACAAAAGTATAACAACACTTTACGGAAACATGCCCTTGGTAATTTAAATGATTTTGTAAAAGCCATTTCGAAAGAAACAGCAATGATACGCTACTTGAACACAAAACAAAATAGAAAATCAAAACCCAATGAGAATTTTGCCCGAGAATTATTAGAATTGTTTACGCTTGGCACAGGTAATTATACTGAAACGGATATTAAAGAAGCTGCCAGAGCCTTTACAGGATACAACCATAATTTAAAAGGGGCATTTAATTTTAATAAAAAACAACATGATTTTAAATCAAAAACATTTTTAGGAGAAACAGGAAATTTTGATGGTGATGCTGTTATAGATATTGTCTTGAAGCAAAAAGCCTGTGCAACATTTATCTGTGAGAAAATTTATCGAAATTTTGTAAATGAAATCCCGAATAGTGAACATATTAACCAGATGGCTCAAGTATTTTACCCAAGGTATGATATTGAGAACCTAATGCAATTTATTTTTAACTCGGATTGGTTTTATGAAGAGATCAATATTGGATGTTTGATAAAATCGCCAGTTGAATTAATGGTTGGAATGCACAACGTTGTTCCTTTTGAATTTCAAAATCCTAAAAATGCTTATTATATTCAAAAATTATTAAATCAAGTATTGTTGCGACCTCCAAATGTGGCAGGTTGGAAAGGTGGCAGATCATGGATAGATAGTAACACCATTTTAATTCGATTAAAGCTACCTTCCATCCTATTGAACAATGCCATTATTGCTTTAGAGGAAAAGGGTGAATTTGAAGATTCTTACCAGAAGTATTATGCTAAAATGAACACGAGAAAAAAGAGAATTAAAACTATCGTTGATTGGAACATGTTAGATAAACATTTTGAAACGATAAATATTTCAGCTATGAAAGATCTTTTATTAGTGAGCCCTATAAATAAAGGAACAGAAGATTTACTTCATCACCTTACAATGGACAACAAGCAAGAAGTTTGTGTACAGTTAATGTCATTACCTGAATATCAACTTTGTTAA
- a CDS encoding DUF1501 domain-containing protein, whose amino-acid sequence MKRRDFLKNTGLASSLFLVPSFVKAFEKIAIEQLGFKRLVIIQLSGGNDGLNTVIPFRNDIYYKKRQGIAIPKSKIISLTDDLGFHESLLPLKRLYDQGYVSIINNVGYPNPDRSHFRSTDIWHTATDADKYATSGWLGRYLDQYGQHPFNAIEVDDSLSLALKGEINNGIATKNAALLFNSAREPYFKKILANQQDAHLSEHNLGYLYKTLIAAESSAKYIYETSKTFKSKQEYPQSPFAKQLKTTAEFINSGLDTKVFYTSLGGFDTHANQLNKQKQLLKVYADGIESFVKDLKENDTFKDTLILTFSEFGRRVQQNAANGTDHGTANNVFIIGENLKQKGIYNSAPNLLKLDTNGDLIYEIDFRQIYATVLDNWLGVDAKAILFEKSFKKLHFI is encoded by the coding sequence ATGAAACGTAGAGATTTTTTAAAAAACACAGGTTTAGCGAGTAGTTTATTTTTAGTACCTAGTTTTGTAAAAGCATTTGAAAAAATAGCCATAGAACAATTGGGCTTTAAAAGACTTGTAATTATACAGCTTTCTGGAGGTAATGATGGTTTAAACACAGTAATTCCTTTTAGGAATGATATTTATTATAAAAAAAGACAAGGCATTGCCATTCCCAAAAGCAAGATAATTTCTTTAACTGACGACCTTGGTTTTCATGAAAGTTTATTACCGCTAAAAAGGTTGTATGACCAAGGTTATGTTTCAATTATTAATAACGTAGGCTACCCTAACCCAGATCGATCACATTTCAGATCGACTGACATTTGGCACACTGCAACTGACGCAGACAAATATGCCACTTCAGGATGGTTAGGTAGATATTTAGACCAATATGGTCAGCATCCCTTTAATGCTATTGAAGTTGATGATAGTTTGTCATTAGCCTTAAAAGGTGAAATTAACAACGGAATTGCTACAAAAAACGCGGCTCTTCTTTTTAATTCAGCACGAGAACCTTATTTTAAAAAAATACTAGCCAACCAACAAGACGCTCATTTGAGTGAGCATAATTTGGGTTATTTATACAAAACGTTAATTGCGGCTGAATCATCAGCAAAGTACATTTACGAAACTTCAAAAACTTTTAAATCTAAACAAGAATATCCGCAAAGTCCATTTGCAAAACAATTAAAAACTACCGCTGAGTTTATCAATAGTGGCTTAGACACCAAAGTATTTTACACTTCATTAGGTGGATTTGACACACATGCCAATCAACTTAACAAACAAAAACAGTTATTAAAAGTTTATGCTGATGGTATTGAAAGTTTTGTAAAAGATTTAAAGGAAAACGACACATTTAAAGACACACTAATACTTACATTTTCTGAATTTGGACGACGTGTTCAACAAAATGCAGCTAATGGCACCGACCATGGCACTGCCAATAATGTCTTTATTATTGGTGAAAATTTAAAACAAAAGGGTATTTACAATAGTGCTCCAAATCTTTTAAAATTAGACACTAACGGAGATTTAATCTATGAGATTGATTTTAGACAAATCTACGCGACCGTTTTAGATAATTGGTTAGGCGTTGATGCTAAAGCTATATTATTTGAGAAATCTTTTAAAAAGTTACACTTTATTTAG
- a CDS encoding glycosyltransferase: MQKVLFIGLVFPESTSTAAGSRMLQLLHFFLEENYHITFASAAQTTPYVDNLESLGIDSVTIELNNTSFDNFIKRLQPDIVVFDRFISEEQFGWRVVENCPNAIRVLDTEDLHCLRQARGEAFKKEESFKLEQLNRLDITKREIASIYRCDLSLIISPYEYQLLLNHFKIPETILIELPFMLDGLSKDTLLEKPTFEERHDFISIGNFRHEPNWQSVLYLKKTIWPFIRKQLPKAKLLIYGSYPSQKVTDLHNEKEGFIVKGRAEDAHKVVSNALVLLAPLQIGAGLKGKLIDAMLTGTPSATTIIGAEGMHNNLPWNGFINDNPKTFANKAVQLYTNKDIWEQSQQNGIEIINSIYSKMQLSEKLSDRIIQIQSDLNAHRNQNFMGSMLQHHSLQSTKYLSKWIEEKISTK, from the coding sequence ATGCAAAAAGTTCTATTTATCGGATTGGTTTTTCCTGAATCAACTTCCACAGCTGCCGGAAGTAGGATGCTGCAATTACTTCACTTTTTTTTAGAGGAAAATTATCACATTACATTTGCTAGTGCAGCACAGACAACACCATATGTTGATAATCTTGAAAGTTTAGGAATAGACAGTGTTACCATTGAGTTAAACAATACCAGTTTCGATAATTTTATTAAAAGGTTACAGCCTGACATTGTCGTTTTTGATCGCTTTATAAGTGAAGAGCAGTTTGGTTGGCGTGTTGTCGAAAATTGCCCAAATGCAATACGAGTTTTAGATACCGAAGATTTACATTGTTTGCGGCAAGCAAGAGGTGAAGCTTTTAAAAAAGAAGAAAGTTTCAAGTTAGAACAGCTGAATAGATTAGATATTACGAAGAGAGAAATTGCCAGTATTTATAGATGTGATTTATCATTAATTATTTCTCCATACGAGTATCAACTTTTACTAAATCACTTTAAAATTCCTGAAACTATTTTAATTGAATTGCCTTTCATGCTTGATGGTCTTTCAAAGGATACGTTATTAGAAAAACCAACTTTTGAAGAGCGACATGATTTTATTAGTATAGGAAATTTTAGACATGAGCCCAATTGGCAATCGGTATTGTATTTAAAGAAAACCATTTGGCCATTTATAAGAAAACAATTACCCAAAGCAAAACTATTGATTTACGGATCGTATCCTTCCCAAAAAGTAACCGATTTACATAATGAAAAGGAAGGATTTATTGTAAAGGGCAGGGCAGAAGATGCTCATAAGGTTGTCTCTAATGCTCTAGTACTATTAGCTCCACTTCAAATTGGGGCAGGACTCAAAGGGAAACTTATAGATGCTATGTTAACTGGAACCCCATCGGCAACCACGATTATTGGAGCAGAAGGAATGCATAATAATTTACCATGGAATGGCTTTATTAATGATAATCCAAAAACATTTGCCAATAAAGCAGTTCAACTTTATACAAATAAAGATATTTGGGAGCAATCACAACAAAACGGAATTGAAATCATAAATTCTATATATTCTAAAATGCAATTGTCAGAAAAATTGAGCGATAGAATTATTCAAATTCAAAGTGATTTGAATGCTCATAGAAATCAAAATTTTATGGGTAGCATGTTACAGCATCATTCTTTACAAAGTACAAAGTATCTCTCTAAGTGGATTGAAGAGAAAATTAGCACTAAATAA